The following DNA comes from Candidatus Margulisiibacteriota bacterium.
TTAGTACGTAAGGAGCTTGTTATGTTAAGTAGAATTTATAGTGTTGCCGCCTGTGGAATAGAACCAGTGTTGGTGGATTGCGAGGTAGATAGCCGGAATGGTTTGCCTTCTATAACTATTGTTGGGCTGCCTGATACAGTTGTTAAGGAAAGCAAGGAAAGAGTAATATCCGCAATCAAGAATTCCGGGTATCAGGTTCCTATTAATAAGTCGCTGACTATTAATTTGGCTCCAGCAGAAGTGAGGAAGGTAGGCGCATATTATGATTTGCCTATTGCTATTGCTGTTTTGGTGAGCACGGGACAGCTGAGTATAAATATTGCTGAAAAGTTTATGATGATTGGTGAGCTTGGTTTGGATGGAAGAGTAAAGGCAGTTCAAGGAGTATTACTAGTTAGCATTCTTGCTAAAGAGAAAGACATTAAATATGTTTTTGTGCCTAAGGAGAATGCGGAAGAGGCGTCCTTGGTTGAAGATGTTCAGGTGGTTGCTATCAGCACGTTAACAGAAGTTATCGATATTTTGGCGTCAGGAGAGATTGTTGTTTATCAGAGAGGCTTGAAAAAGAAAGAGAGAATCAAGCATGCTTTAGATTTTTCTGAGGTTAAAGGACAAGGCTTTGCTAAACGAGCTGGAGAGATAGCTGCATCAGGAGGACATAACTTTTTTCTGATTGGCCCACCAGGTTGCGGTAAAAGCATGATTGCCAAAAGGTTCCCTTCGATTTTACCGGATTTATCAGAAGAGGAGGCTTTGGATGTTATTAAAATTCATAGTGTTTCTGGTAAAACAAAAAGAGGGTCTATTTTTAAAAGTAGGCCATTTCGTTCGCCACATCACACCATTAGTTATGCTGGGCTGATAGGAGGAACTTCTAGTTCTAAGCCAGGAGAAGTTAGCTTGGCACACAAAGGAGTTTTGTTTTTAGATGAAATATTGGAGTTTGATAGAAAATCACTAGAATCACTTAGACAGCCGATGGAGGATGGCGAAGTAACTGTGGCAAGGGCCTCAAATAGTTATAAGTACCCAGCTTCCTTTATTCTTGTCGCCAGCGCCAACCCTTGTCCGTGTGGGTATTCGACGCATCCGACTGTTTCTTGTACTTGTAATGGTCATCAGAAACTTCAGTATTTTAGAAAAATGTCAGGCCCATTAATAGATCGTTTTGATTTAGTTGTGGAAATGAGT
Coding sequences within:
- a CDS encoding YifB family Mg chelatase-like AAA ATPase, yielding MLSRIYSVAACGIEPVLVDCEVDSRNGLPSITIVGLPDTVVKESKERVISAIKNSGYQVPINKSLTINLAPAEVRKVGAYYDLPIAIAVLVSTGQLSINIAEKFMMIGELGLDGRVKAVQGVLLVSILAKEKDIKYVFVPKENAEEASLVEDVQVVAISTLTEVIDILASGEIVVYQRGLKKKERIKHALDFSEVKGQGFAKRAGEIAASGGHNFFLIGPPGCGKSMIAKRFPSILPDLSEEEALDVIKIHSVSGKTKRGSIFKSRPFRSPHHTISYAGLIGGTSSSKPGEVSLAHKGVLFLDEILEFDRKSLESLRQPMEDGEVTVARASNSYKYPASFILVASANPCPCGYSTHPTVSCTCNGHQKLQYFRKMSGPLIDRFDLVVEMSPVSEDDLLSTQQAEPSCDIQKRVESARNIQRQRFAGKGITLNAEMSDRDIGIYCKVAENTTDFIRRALKRYSLSGRALNRLLKVARTIADLESNENIKLEHVLEAFHFRRSIENV